From a region of the Aeoliella mucimassa genome:
- a CDS encoding secretin N-terminal domain-containing protein, with amino-acid sequence MPTLTETTLALRLLLLCAAAGLFMRATATEATAADAELVGVLALAAEDSTIKELDLSKEQVEKLYDLLDSRDQAALAVASQVRGLSGEERAEKLRPLRVESQRLMAGILSDDQLKQLSTMAAAKPNPYYEPLSGNAPAANVEAEPAADEEPIDEDMMMEQFAREEAGGDPEPANDEATSEEPADPAAADQDAAPAEEQASTESGEAPADETMEEAPEDDYAEAPAKEGRDEDAGDEPAPSGRFGSSRFSRGDDEGGSSRFGRDSGSSSRFGRDDRESSSSRSGSSSVRSGSSREDFPKIDADGKLSFSFRYQPWQDVLDWFADQNGLSLLIESPPSGTFNYTDTRRYTPAEALDVINSVLLTKGYTLVRRDQMLVLVNLEDGVPPNLVTDVPLEELNQRGEFELIRVLFRVRNMTPEAASDEVSRLIGPQGKVVVLPRAGMLQITETAGRLRAIRDVIDAIESPESSKLGGIRPYDMQYASAAGVLPVLRQMLGIPEDAFSTPEGTLQIALDSTSPNRLLAYGNPEMIGRLEELLTIIDIPSAAGGQMAALQLNVYPISKADPDAALLVLQTILAEEPGTRLTIDPQTGSLVALASLANHATIRATLEQMQEDAREIAVIPLSTVDPQLAILSISKLFGLNKTGEEEPDPRAPIVDADLSTNSLLVRGSKAQIEQIRLLLNQMGESEDSAVAAAAVDRGNIRVVPLSSTEARTALEQLEAIWPSLRANPIRRVTPTTAIKSYSPSEQDSPEDQLERELDQLFRFGDPQDTPTSGSDRETRNSLKSKFMLAAFPQEEAASEPEVAAAAEDSVAESEPSDVQPVAPKSPSKPNAPILVAPGPSGLIIASDDIEALDAFERLLEASTLQNTTGGREYAVFYLKHAKANTAAAILGEIYGSSTSSSGDLMGGIVDSALGDIGGGLMGDLLGLGGTGSSSGFSAAGVDIVTDARLNAIIVYARPDDIDMAFRLLQVLDQRIGPTEIEAEGVPRLIPVVNTSATDIAEVVKQMYPGRIEGASGGQPSPEDLIRALRNNGGGGADSQEVSKMSIGVDTRSNSLIVKAEDALFFDVKRLVEELDTVQVDTSESTVVLSLRNSNPEMMKEALSSFLGSQAVTSTTQAPGQDANRGGNNNNGGDQARQQQEMIRRIQEFRQRMQGGGGGFPGGGGRGGGGRGGGGGGAPGGGGRGGGGRG; translated from the coding sequence ATGCCAACCCTTACCGAAACCACACTTGCCCTCCGCTTGCTCCTGCTATGTGCTGCAGCGGGCCTCTTCATGCGGGCAACCGCCACTGAGGCCACCGCGGCCGACGCCGAACTGGTGGGAGTGCTAGCCCTGGCCGCCGAAGACAGCACCATCAAGGAGCTGGATCTTTCTAAAGAACAAGTAGAAAAGCTCTACGATCTCTTGGACAGTCGCGACCAGGCGGCCCTGGCCGTGGCCAGTCAGGTCCGTGGCTTGTCGGGCGAAGAGCGTGCCGAGAAGCTCCGGCCGCTGCGTGTGGAATCGCAACGCTTGATGGCTGGCATCCTGAGCGACGACCAGCTCAAGCAACTCAGCACGATGGCTGCTGCCAAGCCGAATCCGTACTACGAGCCGCTCTCTGGCAATGCACCCGCGGCCAACGTCGAAGCCGAACCGGCCGCCGACGAAGAACCGATCGACGAAGACATGATGATGGAGCAGTTCGCCCGCGAAGAAGCAGGGGGCGATCCTGAGCCAGCCAACGATGAAGCCACCAGCGAAGAGCCGGCTGATCCAGCCGCTGCCGACCAGGACGCCGCACCAGCCGAGGAGCAAGCCTCGACAGAATCTGGCGAAGCGCCGGCCGACGAGACGATGGAGGAAGCTCCCGAGGACGACTACGCAGAAGCCCCCGCCAAAGAGGGCCGCGACGAAGACGCCGGCGACGAGCCAGCCCCTTCGGGCCGTTTTGGATCCAGCCGCTTCTCGCGTGGCGACGACGAAGGTGGTTCCTCACGATTCGGCCGCGATTCCGGCAGCAGCTCGCGTTTCGGACGCGATGATCGCGAGTCTTCCAGCAGCCGCAGCGGTAGCTCATCGGTACGCAGTGGTTCGAGCCGCGAAGACTTCCCCAAAATCGACGCCGACGGCAAGCTGTCGTTCAGCTTCCGCTACCAACCCTGGCAAGACGTGCTCGATTGGTTCGCTGATCAAAACGGGCTGTCGCTGCTGATCGAATCGCCTCCGTCTGGCACGTTTAACTACACCGACACCCGACGTTACACGCCGGCCGAAGCGCTCGACGTGATCAACAGCGTGCTGCTCACCAAGGGTTACACTCTGGTGCGACGGGATCAAATGCTGGTGCTCGTGAACCTGGAAGATGGTGTTCCGCCTAATCTGGTGACCGATGTACCGCTGGAAGAACTCAACCAGCGTGGTGAGTTTGAGTTGATTCGTGTGCTGTTCCGCGTACGAAATATGACTCCCGAAGCCGCTTCGGACGAAGTCAGCCGACTAATTGGCCCGCAAGGCAAGGTCGTGGTGCTGCCACGTGCTGGCATGTTGCAAATCACCGAAACCGCCGGGCGGTTGCGGGCGATTCGCGACGTGATCGACGCAATCGAAAGCCCCGAGTCGTCGAAGCTCGGCGGTATCCGTCCTTACGACATGCAATACGCTTCGGCTGCTGGAGTGCTGCCGGTGCTGCGTCAGATGCTCGGTATTCCGGAAGACGCATTCAGCACCCCCGAAGGCACGTTGCAGATTGCCCTCGACTCGACCTCGCCGAATCGCCTGCTGGCTTATGGCAACCCGGAGATGATTGGCCGCCTGGAAGAGTTGCTGACGATCATCGATATTCCCAGCGCTGCGGGTGGTCAGATGGCTGCCTTGCAGTTGAACGTCTACCCCATTAGCAAAGCCGATCCCGACGCAGCGCTGCTAGTGTTGCAAACAATTCTGGCCGAAGAGCCTGGCACCCGCCTGACGATCGATCCGCAAACCGGCAGTCTGGTTGCCCTGGCCTCGCTGGCCAACCACGCAACCATTCGGGCCACGCTGGAACAAATGCAGGAGGACGCCCGCGAAATTGCCGTGATTCCACTTTCGACGGTCGATCCGCAGCTAGCGATTCTTTCGATCAGCAAGCTGTTTGGCCTGAACAAGACTGGCGAGGAGGAACCCGATCCACGTGCTCCCATCGTCGATGCTGATCTATCGACCAACAGTCTGCTCGTGCGAGGCAGCAAAGCCCAGATCGAGCAGATTCGATTGCTGCTCAACCAGATGGGCGAGTCGGAAGACTCGGCCGTCGCGGCGGCTGCCGTTGATCGTGGCAACATTCGGGTGGTCCCGCTCAGTTCCACCGAAGCCCGTACGGCGCTAGAGCAGCTCGAAGCGATCTGGCCAAGCTTGCGAGCGAATCCCATTCGCCGAGTGACTCCGACGACTGCCATTAAGTCGTATAGTCCTTCGGAGCAAGATTCTCCAGAGGATCAGCTCGAAAGAGAACTCGACCAGCTGTTCCGCTTTGGTGATCCCCAGGACACGCCCACCTCGGGCAGTGACCGCGAAACGCGCAACAGCCTGAAGTCGAAGTTCATGCTGGCCGCCTTCCCTCAAGAGGAAGCTGCCAGCGAGCCCGAAGTTGCAGCCGCTGCGGAGGACTCGGTCGCCGAGAGTGAACCGAGCGACGTACAACCGGTAGCACCCAAGTCGCCCTCAAAGCCGAATGCCCCCATCCTGGTGGCTCCTGGCCCGAGTGGGCTGATTATTGCTTCGGACGATATTGAAGCTCTGGATGCCTTTGAGCGGTTGCTGGAAGCATCGACCCTGCAAAACACCACCGGTGGTCGCGAGTACGCGGTGTTCTATCTGAAGCACGCCAAGGCAAATACCGCCGCTGCCATCCTGGGCGAGATCTACGGCAGTTCCACCTCGTCGAGCGGGGACCTGATGGGTGGCATCGTCGATAGCGCCCTGGGTGACATCGGCGGTGGCCTGATGGGCGACCTGCTCGGTTTGGGTGGCACCGGCTCCTCCAGCGGTTTTTCGGCGGCTGGTGTCGATATCGTAACCGACGCCCGTTTGAATGCGATCATCGTTTACGCACGTCCCGACGACATCGACATGGCCTTCCGCCTGCTGCAGGTGCTCGACCAACGCATCGGCCCCACCGAGATCGAGGCCGAGGGCGTTCCGCGTTTGATTCCAGTGGTGAACACCAGTGCCACGGATATTGCCGAAGTGGTCAAGCAGATGTACCCCGGCAGGATCGAAGGAGCCAGCGGCGGACAACCTTCGCCCGAAGACCTGATCCGCGCCCTGCGAAACAACGGAGGCGGCGGAGCCGATAGCCAAGAGGTTTCGAAGATGTCGATTGGTGTCGACACTCGTAGCAACAGCTTGATCGTGAAAGCGGAAGACGCCTTGTTCTTTGATGTAAAGCGGCTTGTCGAAGAGCTCGATACCGTGCAAGTTGATACTAGCGAAAGCACCGTGGTGCTCTCGCTTCGCAACAGCAATCCCGAAATGATGAAGGAAGCTTTGTCGAGCTTCCTCGGCAGCCAAGCGGTCACCAGCACCACCCAGGCACCTGGGCAAGATGCGAACCGTGGTGGCAATAACAACAACGGTGGCGACCAGGCCCGTCAGCAACAAGAAATGATTCGCCGCATCCAAGAGTTCCGCCAACGCATGCAAGGTGGCGGCGGAGGGTTCCCCGGTGGCGGTGGTCGTGGCGGTGGCGGTCGTGGTGGTGGCGGAGGAGGAGCCCCCGGCGGTGGTGGTCGTGGCGGCGGTGGCCGCGGCTAA
- a CDS encoding RNase H family protein, with the protein MTSRPEFLLFTEALRQSSGQLMWRMLLLEAGSDHSITASDEVDEDSVTRAELLAVVRGLEALDGPANVRLFTGSGYVSRGFSRDLPHWRAQHWHWERFGRRVPIRDSDLWQRVDRALEFHLVDCRPWGEPSLTGAEAVVGATEAPVEDLSNKTTTRIDEPSILVVPKRPRRRRGSRIAAASRSTLSQLRRGLETLVEPALLPTG; encoded by the coding sequence ATGACCTCTCGCCCTGAATTTCTATTGTTTACCGAAGCGCTTCGGCAAAGCTCCGGCCAATTGATGTGGCGGATGCTGCTGCTCGAGGCTGGCAGCGACCACTCGATTACCGCCAGCGACGAGGTGGACGAAGATTCGGTTACCCGAGCCGAACTGCTGGCCGTTGTCCGCGGACTCGAGGCCCTCGATGGGCCGGCCAATGTCCGCCTGTTTACCGGCAGCGGGTACGTGAGCCGCGGTTTTTCTCGCGATTTGCCCCACTGGCGAGCTCAGCACTGGCACTGGGAGCGGTTTGGCCGCCGGGTGCCGATTCGGGATTCCGACCTTTGGCAACGCGTCGACCGAGCGCTAGAATTCCACCTTGTGGATTGCCGCCCTTGGGGCGAGCCGAGTCTCACAGGTGCCGAAGCGGTGGTGGGAGCCACCGAGGCGCCAGTCGAAGACCTATCGAACAAGACGACCACCAGAATCGACGAACCCTCCATTCTGGTGGTACCGAAACGTCCCCGCCGTCGTCGCGGCAGTCGCATTGCGGCCGCTTCGCGATCGACTCTGAGCCAGTTGCGGCGGGGCCTTGAGACACTCGTAGAACCAGCCCTGTTGCCCACTGGGTAG
- the glgB gene encoding 1,4-alpha-glucan branching protein GlgB has protein sequence MRTQVSLDAVTPLVNGYHENPFEVLGPHEIIGDGRRALAVRAFLPESQQAWLVDEAHGRRRPMRRIHPSGLYEAICPAQDEGRTAIAGGNYHFQLTDKHGTHRTMKDPYAFDPLLTDYDLYLLGEGNHWDCYNRLGAQLREIDGTKGVNFAVWAPNAEGVSVVGDFNEWSVKSHPMRKHLPGGVWELFIPELPVGTLYKFAVKQQGGRVVEKCDPYGFAAEVPPRTANIVTDLSAYEWQDEQWFTDRKKHNALDAPMSIYEVHLGSWQRDPERPDEWMSYRELAPKLIEYCQKMGYTHLELLPVSEHPFTGSWGYQPVGMYAATSRFGSPQDLMFLIDMCHQNGIGVIIDWVPAHFPKDDHGLRRFDGSALYEHEDPRKGEHPDWGTLIYNYGRNEVRNFLISNALFWLDKYHIDGLRVDAVASMLYLDYSREGDDWIPNMFGGRENLEAIDFLKKFNEECHLQHPGTLTIAEESTAWTGVSRPTYVGGLGFSLKWNMGWMNDTLRYMRHEPIHRKYHHDELTFSLIYAFTENFILPFSHDEVVHGKGSLLDQMPGDLWQRFANLRLLYGYMFAHPGKKLNFMGGEFGQWNEWNYNTSLQWDLLQWESHQGLQNYMAHLNHLYTSQPALYEVDFENTGFEWVDCHDHEASTMAFLRKAKDPKDFVLICSNFTPVPRQGYKIGVPEACWYEEISNSDSAYFGGGNVGNDGGIKAEPKESHGRPASMEVTLPPLGTVIFKPKRD, from the coding sequence ATGCGTACGCAAGTTAGCTTGGATGCGGTTACCCCGCTTGTGAATGGATATCACGAAAACCCTTTCGAGGTGTTGGGGCCGCATGAAATCATCGGCGACGGCCGCCGGGCGCTTGCTGTACGGGCTTTTCTGCCCGAATCGCAACAAGCCTGGTTGGTGGACGAAGCCCACGGACGGCGACGTCCGATGCGGCGGATCCACCCGTCGGGGCTATACGAAGCCATCTGTCCCGCACAAGATGAAGGAAGAACTGCGATCGCCGGAGGCAATTACCATTTTCAATTAACCGACAAGCACGGCACTCATCGTACCATGAAAGATCCCTACGCATTCGACCCACTGCTCACCGACTACGACCTCTACTTACTTGGCGAAGGGAATCACTGGGATTGCTACAATCGCCTCGGTGCCCAGTTACGCGAGATCGATGGCACCAAAGGGGTGAACTTCGCCGTGTGGGCGCCGAACGCCGAAGGGGTGAGCGTTGTCGGTGATTTCAATGAATGGTCGGTGAAATCGCACCCCATGCGAAAGCACCTGCCCGGCGGCGTGTGGGAGTTGTTCATTCCCGAGTTGCCGGTTGGCACGCTCTACAAATTTGCGGTCAAGCAGCAAGGCGGCCGGGTGGTCGAGAAGTGCGACCCCTACGGCTTCGCAGCCGAAGTCCCTCCGCGGACGGCCAACATCGTGACCGACTTATCGGCCTACGAATGGCAAGACGAGCAATGGTTTACCGATCGTAAGAAGCACAACGCGCTCGACGCACCGATGTCGATTTACGAAGTGCACCTCGGCAGCTGGCAACGCGATCCGGAACGTCCCGACGAGTGGATGAGCTATCGCGAACTGGCTCCCAAGCTGATCGAGTACTGCCAGAAGATGGGCTACACCCACCTGGAATTGCTGCCGGTGAGCGAGCATCCCTTCACGGGTAGCTGGGGTTACCAGCCGGTCGGTATGTACGCCGCAACCAGCCGGTTTGGCTCGCCTCAGGACCTGATGTTCCTGATCGACATGTGTCACCAGAACGGCATCGGTGTCATCATCGACTGGGTGCCGGCTCACTTCCCGAAAGACGATCACGGTTTGCGTCGCTTCGATGGCTCGGCGTTGTACGAGCACGAAGATCCCCGTAAGGGCGAGCACCCCGACTGGGGCACCCTGATCTACAACTATGGTCGTAACGAGGTACGGAACTTCCTGATCTCGAACGCCCTGTTCTGGCTCGACAAGTACCACATCGATGGCCTGCGTGTCGACGCGGTCGCCTCGATGCTTTACCTCGATTACAGCCGTGAGGGAGACGACTGGATTCCGAACATGTTCGGTGGTCGCGAGAACCTCGAAGCGATTGACTTCCTCAAGAAATTTAACGAAGAGTGCCACCTGCAGCATCCTGGCACGTTGACCATCGCCGAAGAGTCGACCGCCTGGACCGGCGTGTCGCGGCCCACGTATGTCGGCGGCCTGGGCTTCAGCCTGAAGTGGAATATGGGCTGGATGAACGATACCCTGCGGTACATGCGGCACGAACCGATTCACCGCAAGTATCACCATGATGAGCTGACTTTCTCGCTCATCTACGCGTTCACCGAGAATTTCATTCTGCCGTTCTCGCACGACGAAGTGGTGCACGGGAAGGGTTCGTTGCTCGACCAGATGCCAGGCGACCTGTGGCAACGTTTTGCCAACCTGCGTTTGCTCTACGGCTACATGTTTGCCCACCCAGGCAAGAAGCTCAACTTCATGGGTGGCGAGTTCGGTCAGTGGAACGAGTGGAACTACAACACGAGCCTGCAGTGGGATCTGTTGCAGTGGGAATCGCACCAAGGCCTGCAAAACTACATGGCCCATCTGAACCACCTGTATACTTCGCAGCCAGCGTTGTACGAAGTCGACTTTGAGAACACTGGTTTCGAATGGGTGGATTGCCACGATCATGAAGCCAGCACCATGGCGTTCCTACGTAAGGCGAAGGATCCTAAGGACTTCGTACTGATCTGTAGCAACTTCACGCCGGTTCCGCGGCAGGGTTATAAGATCGGCGTGCCGGAAGCTTGCTGGTACGAAGAAATCAGCAACAGCGACTCGGCCTACTTCGGTGGCGGCAACGTCGGCAACGACGGTGGCATCAAAGCCGAACCGAAGGAAAGCCATGGCCGCCCAGCTTCGATGGAAGTCACGCTGCCACCGCTCGGCACGGTGATCTTCAAGCCGAAACGCGACTAG
- a CDS encoding EF-hand domain-containing protein codes for MHRYSFVVLLFAALMWVGSADGVLAQGPGGGGPPGGGFGGRGGFGGGGPGGGGGPGGGFGGRGGFGGRGGDRGGDQGGDRGGDRGGDRGGNRGGDRGGDRGGDRGGGDNGGREQPSADQRREWFFRRLDRNGDGKVEKSEVDERMWGWFERSAKDAGLDTSKAVSYDQYMNAKKNQDREKLREENPTAFLPPIELEKVPGFDTELTEDELYLLNPDKVPSMEVTAEEEPEERGRWFRGRGGDRQEEREPAEDRERDSGDSGDRATQFAKGVMEKYDEDKNSVIEGGEFEKMRSADRYDSNSDKRITMEELLAVARGGSSGSRSSSGSSSSSGSGTYRFTSALDRLPSSARSWVKRYDENEDGQVSMAEFSSTWSESKVREFQKYDLNGDGIATGQEYASRNDR; via the coding sequence ATGCACCGGTATTCATTCGTCGTTCTTTTGTTCGCCGCCCTGATGTGGGTTGGTTCCGCTGATGGTGTGCTTGCTCAAGGCCCTGGCGGGGGAGGTCCCCCCGGCGGTGGTTTTGGTGGCCGTGGTGGTTTTGGCGGCGGAGGTCCCGGCGGCGGTGGCGGCCCAGGCGGAGGATTTGGCGGGCGAGGCGGCTTCGGTGGCCGAGGTGGTGATCGCGGCGGTGACCAGGGGGGTGACCGAGGCGGTGATCGCGGAGGCGACCGTGGTGGAAACCGCGGCGGCGATCGGGGCGGCGATCGCGGAGGAGACCGTGGCGGCGGCGACAACGGCGGCCGCGAGCAACCTTCGGCCGACCAGCGCCGCGAGTGGTTCTTCCGCCGACTCGATCGCAACGGCGACGGGAAGGTCGAAAAGTCGGAAGTCGACGAGCGGATGTGGGGCTGGTTCGAACGCAGTGCGAAAGACGCTGGCCTCGATACCTCCAAGGCCGTGAGTTACGACCAATACATGAATGCGAAGAAGAATCAGGACCGGGAAAAGCTGCGGGAAGAGAACCCAACCGCCTTTCTCCCCCCGATAGAGCTGGAAAAGGTGCCTGGCTTCGACACTGAACTAACCGAAGATGAGCTCTACTTGCTGAATCCCGACAAAGTTCCATCGATGGAAGTCACCGCCGAGGAAGAGCCCGAAGAGCGTGGGCGGTGGTTCCGCGGCCGGGGCGGTGATCGACAAGAAGAGCGGGAACCTGCAGAAGACCGCGAACGCGACAGCGGCGATTCCGGCGACCGAGCCACCCAGTTTGCCAAAGGCGTCATGGAAAAGTACGACGAAGACAAGAACTCGGTGATCGAGGGGGGCGAATTCGAGAAGATGCGGAGTGCCGATCGCTACGATTCCAACAGCGATAAGCGGATTACCATGGAAGAACTTCTTGCGGTTGCCCGCGGTGGTAGTTCGGGCAGTCGTTCCTCGAGCGGCAGTAGCTCGTCCTCCGGCAGTGGCACCTACCGCTTCACCTCGGCCTTGGATCGGCTCCCCAGCAGCGCTCGTAGCTGGGTGAAACGGTACGACGAAAACGAGGATGGCCAGGTTTCGATGGCCGAGTTCAGCAGTACCTGGAGCGAAAGCAAGGTCCGCGAGTTCCAGAAGTACGATCTGAATGGCGATGGCATCGCCACCGGCCAAGAATACGCCTCGCGAAACGATCGCTAA
- a CDS encoding MBOAT family protein: MAIAIYLGVKWLTMRRARVESPSRWRAVAYLLAWPGLDADAFLAAPASSVITPRRGEWLLAAVKLGLGLTLLYGGQWVIAPSQRLLLGWVGMVGIVFTLHFGLFHLLSCFWRFLGVQAEPLMQWPIASQTVAEFWGQRWNTAFRDLTYRFLFRPLSRHWGPARGFLIGFLFSGLVHDAVISLPAGGGYGYPTLYFLLQALGIQWQRTRWAPSALLGQAWLSRATTLAVVAGPAPWLFHAPFVCRIVLPFMQAIGAS; encoded by the coding sequence TTGGCCATCGCGATCTATCTCGGCGTGAAATGGCTGACCATGCGTCGCGCCCGCGTCGAGTCCCCCTCCCGCTGGCGGGCCGTAGCGTACTTGCTTGCCTGGCCAGGGCTCGATGCCGATGCGTTTCTGGCCGCGCCGGCCAGTTCGGTCATCACGCCCCGCCGTGGGGAATGGCTGCTAGCCGCGGTGAAGCTCGGCCTTGGGCTAACGCTGCTTTATGGAGGGCAGTGGGTGATCGCTCCCTCACAACGCTTGCTGCTCGGATGGGTCGGCATGGTGGGCATCGTCTTCACGCTGCACTTCGGGCTGTTTCATCTGCTCTCGTGCTTCTGGCGTTTCCTCGGCGTGCAGGCCGAGCCGCTGATGCAATGGCCGATCGCCAGCCAGACGGTCGCTGAGTTCTGGGGGCAGCGGTGGAATACCGCGTTCCGCGACCTCACCTACCGCTTCCTGTTCCGCCCGCTGAGTCGACACTGGGGCCCCGCTCGTGGGTTTCTGATCGGGTTCCTGTTTAGCGGCCTGGTGCACGACGCAGTGATCTCGCTGCCTGCTGGCGGTGGGTATGGCTATCCCACGCTCTACTTCCTGCTGCAGGCGCTCGGCATTCAGTGGCAACGCACTCGGTGGGCTCCCTCGGCCTTGCTCGGCCAAGCCTGGCTCTCGCGAGCCACCACGCTTGCGGTGGTCGCTGGGCCGGCCCCTTGGCTGTTTCACGCTCCCTTTGTCTGCCGAATCGTGTTACCGTTTATGCAAGCGATCGGTGCGTCCTGA
- a CDS encoding rhodanese-like domain-containing protein, with translation MDLSISCRETKDLLDAATPAPVFLDCREREEYDLVHIKGSILLPMSKIGDRIGELAGREEDHLIVYCHHGMRSAQVAQWLRTRGFPNVQTMDGGIDQWAEEIDPSLPRY, from the coding sequence ATGGATTTGTCTATCAGTTGCCGTGAGACCAAGGACCTGCTCGATGCTGCCACGCCAGCACCGGTGTTCCTCGATTGCCGCGAGCGCGAAGAGTACGACCTGGTTCACATCAAAGGTTCGATCCTGCTGCCGATGAGCAAGATCGGCGACCGCATCGGCGAGCTAGCAGGCCGCGAAGAAGATCACCTGATCGTATACTGCCATCACGGGATGCGGAGTGCCCAGGTCGCGCAGTGGCTAAGGACTCGCGGGTTTCCGAACGTGCAAACCATGGATGGGGGCATCGATCAGTGGGCCGAAGAAATCGACCCAAGCTTGCCACGCTACTGA
- a CDS encoding M20 family metallopeptidase has protein sequence MPQPPQTCEELLARMIEFDTVVAYQSGREAPEKPLADYLAGLATEWGFRIRELPVDGAGPNLLIEHLVDEQAPWIMFDSHLDTVGTEGMSIPPFEPAIRDGRMYGRGACDTKGTGATMLWSLKQYAQSESQPNNIAVLLSVGEEHVQIGARAFVDQHLALLGWRPAAVVVGEPTRMNVLAATGGFIRWKMTTLGKACHSSQPDRGHNAIYDMARLITMLEDDYIAKIEATDPLVGRASAAGTVVSGGRQVNVIPSEATLTFDRRLVPGEIGETELTRVKELVAELIARRPGMQVDHHHFESAPPMAVVDGGAWSEAAVAALASVGITSKISGELFTTNGNHFAAAGIPTLVTGPGDIAQAHTVDEWIELEQIALGIKGYTALMQAEVPIRD, from the coding sequence ATGCCCCAGCCCCCCCAAACGTGTGAAGAACTACTTGCCCGGATGATCGAGTTCGACACCGTCGTGGCTTACCAGTCGGGCCGCGAAGCTCCCGAGAAGCCGCTGGCCGACTATTTGGCCGGTTTGGCGACTGAGTGGGGCTTTCGGATACGCGAATTACCAGTCGACGGGGCGGGGCCGAATCTGCTGATCGAGCACCTGGTCGACGAGCAGGCACCCTGGATCATGTTCGATTCGCACCTCGACACTGTCGGCACCGAGGGGATGAGCATCCCGCCGTTCGAGCCGGCGATTCGCGACGGCCGCATGTACGGGCGGGGGGCCTGCGACACCAAGGGCACCGGGGCCACGATGCTGTGGTCGCTCAAACAATATGCCCAGAGCGAGTCGCAGCCTAACAATATTGCGGTGCTGCTGAGCGTGGGCGAAGAACACGTGCAGATCGGCGCCCGAGCCTTTGTCGACCAGCACCTCGCGTTGCTCGGCTGGCGTCCTGCAGCGGTGGTGGTCGGCGAACCAACCCGCATGAACGTGCTGGCAGCCACCGGGGGTTTCATCCGCTGGAAGATGACCACGCTCGGCAAAGCGTGCCATTCGAGCCAGCCGGATCGAGGGCACAATGCCATCTATGACATGGCACGGCTGATTACGATGCTTGAAGACGACTACATCGCCAAGATCGAAGCCACCGACCCGCTGGTCGGTCGGGCGAGCGCTGCAGGCACGGTCGTCTCTGGCGGCCGCCAGGTGAACGTGATTCCGAGCGAAGCCACCCTGACGTTCGACCGCCGGCTCGTGCCTGGCGAGATCGGCGAAACCGAGCTCACCCGGGTGAAGGAGTTGGTAGCCGAGTTAATCGCCCGCCGCCCCGGCATGCAAGTCGACCACCATCACTTCGAGTCGGCCCCGCCGATGGCGGTAGTGGATGGAGGAGCCTGGTCCGAAGCGGCCGTCGCCGCCCTGGCGTCGGTCGGCATCACCAGCAAGATTTCCGGCGAACTGTTTACCACCAATGGCAATCATTTTGCCGCCGCCGGCATCCCCACGTTGGTCACTGGTCCTGGCGATATCGCCCAGGCGCACACGGTCGACGAATGGATCGAACTGGAGCAAATTGCCTTGGGAATTAAGGGTTATACGGCCTTGATGCAGGCCGAGGTCCCCATTCGCGACTAA